In a genomic window of Henningerozyma blattae CBS 6284 chromosome 9, complete genome:
- the LPX1 gene encoding triglyceride lipase (similar to Saccharomyces cerevisiae YOR084W; ancestral locus Anc_5.693), protein MEKYINENYSREIKIINAKWPRLEIDSTLNKFDKLKIVYEVFDFKYKSQIKLSHQINFNLVFCHGSGMSRSIWDYYIYKLTELIEAKPNSSQREFHINKIISIDQVNHGESYQLNKYKLGPNYNWNDGARDIIKIMELELYKNSTDSNTLNILIGHSMGGFQSLSANAHLPNNTLIDLTFIIEPVLITHTFIPDSNITIVSSNFVKAISKKIKSNFSSIDEFNDFLNYSSFYNKNTNQDILNSIKKYELKVTLDQKTDGGRVEDKSPTLQVTTKMNFYQNLLCYLTNKPASPWLLNNLQFINNPIISIFGEKSDWCPVENQIALSKNLKNYKEYFIPDGNHLINLEKPDKIIEIILENLTLHVEHLNHNEFNKRSKILTVEERQKLFLDSFDQFVKLRIRERGSKL, encoded by the coding sequence atggaaaaatatattaatgaaaattatagtcgagaaattaaaattattaacgCTAAATGGCCTAGATTAGAAATAGATTCTACTCTCAATAAATTcgataaattgaaaatcgTCTATGAagtatttgattttaaatataaatcccaaataaaattatctcACCAAATTAACTTCAATTTAGTTTTTTGTCACGGCTCTGGTATGTCAAGATCAATTTGGGATTACTATATTTACAAGCTCACTGAACTAATTGAAGCCAAACCAAATAGTTCACAGAGAGAGTTTCATATAAATAAGATTATCTCAATAGACCAAGTTAACCATGGCGAATCATATCAACTGAATAAGTATAAATTAGGACCAAACTATAATTGGAATGATGGTGCAAgagatattattaaaattatggAATTAGAGTTATATAAAAACTCTACGGATTCAaatactttaaatattttaattggtCATTCAATGGGTGGTTTCCAATCTCTATCGGCAAATGCCCatttaccaaataataCTCTTATTGATTTGACTTTTATCATTGAACCTGTTTTAATTACTCACACTTTTATTCctgattcaaatattacGATTGTATCAAGTAACTTTGTGAAGGCCATTtcaaaaaagattaaaagtAACTTTAGTtcaattgatgaatttaatgattttctaaattactCTTcgttttataataaaaatacaaatcaagatattttaaatagcATTAAAAAATACGAGCTAAAAGTAACTCTCGACCAAAAAACAGATGGAGGTAGAGTTGAAGATAAAAGTCCAACTTTACAAGTAACGAcgaaaatgaatttttatcaaaacCTCTTATGctatttaacaaataagCCCGCTTCCCCATGGCTGCTTAATAATCTacaatttatcaataatccaattatatcaatatttggaGAAAAATCAGATTGGTGTCCCGTTGAAAATCAAATTGCATTGTCTAAGAacttgaaaaattacaaagaaTACTTCATTCCAGATGGTAATcatttaatcaatttagaaaaaccagataaaattattgaaataatattagaaaatttaacaCTACATGTAGAACATTTGAATCACAATGAATTCAATAAAAGATCGAAAATATTGACAGTAGAGGAAAGACAAAAACTCTTTTTAGATAGTTTTGAtcaatttgtaaaattaaGGATTAGAGAAAGAGGTTCTAAATTGTAA